A DNA window from Lagenorhynchus albirostris chromosome 5, mLagAlb1.1, whole genome shotgun sequence contains the following coding sequences:
- the SLC5A3 gene encoding sodium/myo-inositol cotransporter, translating to MRAVLETADIAIVALYFILVMGIGFFAMWKSNRSTVSGYFLAGRSMTWVAIGASLFVSNIGSEHFIGLAGSGAASGFAVGAWEFNALLLLQLLGWVFIPIYIRSGVYTMPEYLSKRFGGHRIQVYFAALSLILYIFTKLSVDLYSGALFIQESLGWNLYVSVILLIGMTALLTVTGGLVAVIYTDTLQALLMIVGALTLMIISMMEIGGFEEVKRRYMLASPNVTSILLTYNLSNTNSCNVHPKKDALKMLRNPTDEDVPWPGFILGQTPASVWYWCADQVIVQRVLAAKNIAHAKGSTLMAGFLKLLPMFIIVVPGMISRILFADDIACINPEHCMQVCGSRAGCSNIAYPRLVMKLVPVGLRGLMMAVMIAALMSDLDSIFNSASTIFTLDVYKLIRKSASSRELMIVGRIFVAFMVVISIAWVPIIVEMQGGQMYLYIQEVADYLTPPVAALFLLAIFWKRCNEQGAFYGGMAGFVLGAVRLTLAFAYRAPECDQPDNRPGFIKDIHYMYVATALFWVTGLITVIVSLLTPPPTKEQIRTTTFWSKKSLVVKESCSPKEEPYKMQEKSILRCSENSEAINHVIPNGKSEDSIKGLQPEDVNLLVTCREEGNPVASLGHSEAETPVDAYSNGQAALMGEKERKKETEDGGRYWKFIDWFCGFKSKSLSKRSLRDLMEEEAVCLQMLEETPQVKLILNIGLFAVCSLGIFMFVYFSL from the coding sequence ATGAGGGCTGTGCTGGAGACAGCAGACATTGCCATAGTGGCCCTGTATTTTATCCTGGTCATGGGCATTGGTTTTTTTGCCATGTGGAAATCTAATAGAAGCACTGTAAGTGGATACTTCCTGGCGGGGCGCTCTATGACCTGGGTAGCAATTGGTGCCTCTCTGTTTGTGAGCAATATTGGGAGTGAGCACTTCATTGGGCTGGCAGGATCTGGAGCTGCAAGTGGATTTGCAGTGGGCGCATGGGAATTCAATGCCTTACTGCTTTTGCAACTTCTGGGATGGGTTTTCATCCCGATTTACATCCGGTCAGGGGTATACACCATGCCTGAATACTTGTCCAAGCGATTTGGTGGCCATAGGATTCAGGTCTATTTTGCAGCGTTGTCTCTGATTCTCTATATCTTCACCAAGCTCTCAGTGGATCTGTATTCGGGTGCCCTCTTTATCCAGGAGTCTTTGGGTTGGAACCTTTATGTGTCTGTCATCCTCCTCATTGGCATGACTGCTTTGCTGACTGTCACCGGAGGCCTTGTTGCAGTGATCTACACAGACACTCTACAGGCTCTGCTCATGATCGTTGGGGCACTCACACTTATGATTATTAGCATGATGGAGATTGGCGGGTTTGAGGAAGTTAAGAGAAGGTACATGTTGGCCTCACCCAATGTCACTTCCATCTTGTTGACATACAACCTTTCCAACACAAATTCTTGTAATGTCCACCCTAAGAAAGATGCACTGAAAATGTTGCGGAATCCAACAGATGAAGATGTTCCTTGGCCTGGATTCATTCTTGGGCAGACCCCAGCTTCGGTGTGGTACTGGTGTGCTGACCAAGTCATCGTGCAGAGGGTCCTAGCGGCTAAAAACATTGCTCATGCCAAAGGCTCTACTCTGATGGCTGGCTTCTTGAAGCTTCTGCCAATGTTTATCATAGTTGTCCCAGGAATGATTTCCAGGATACTGTTTGCTGATGATATAGCTTGCATCAACCCAGAGCACTGCATGCAAGTGTGTGGAAGCAGAGCTGGGTGCTCTAATATTGCGTACCCACGCCTGGTGATGAAGCTGGTTCCTGTGGGCCTCCGGGGCTTAATGATGGCAGTGATGATTGCAGCTCTGATGAGTGACTTGGACTCTATCTTTAacagtgccagtaccatattcaCCCTCGATGTGTACAAACTCATCCGCAAGAGTGCAAGCTCCCGGGAGCTAATGATTGTGGGGAGGATATTTGTGGCTTTTATGGTAGTGATCAGCATTGCGTGGGTGCCCATCATCGTGGAGATGCAAGGAGGCCAGATGTACCTTTACATTCAGGAGGTAGCAGATTACCTGACGCCCCCAGTTGCAGCCCTATTCCTGCTGGCAATTTTCTGGAAGCGCTGCAATGAACAAGGGGCTTTCTATGGTGGAATGGCTGGCTTTGTTCTTGGAGCAGTCCGTTTGACACTGGCCTTTGCCTACCGTGCCCCAGAATGTGACCAACCTGATAACAGGCCAGGCTTCATCAAAGACATCCATTACATGTACGTGGCCACAGCGTTGTTTTGGGTCACAGGACTCATTACTGTAATTGTTAGCCTTCTCACGCCACCTCCTACGAAGGAACAGATTCGTACCACCACCTTTTGGTCTAAGAAGAGCCTGGTGGTAAAGGAGAGCTGCTCCCCAAAAGAAGAACCGTACAAAATGCAAGAGAAGAGCATCCTGAGATGCAGTGAGAATAGTGAGGCCATCAACCACGTCATTCCCAATGGGAAATCTGAAGATAGCATTAAGGGCCTGCAGCCTGAAGATGTTAATCTGTTGGTGACCTGCAGAGAGGAGGGCAACCCAGTGGCTTCTTTAGGTCATTCAGAGGCAGAAACACCTGTAGATGCTTATTCCAATGGGCAAGCAGCTCTCAtgggtgagaaagagagaaagaaggaaacagaggatGGAGGCCGGTACTGGAAGTTCATAGATTGGTTCTGTGGCTTTAAAAGTAAGAGCCTCAGCAAGAGGAGTCTCAGAGACCTGATGGAGGAGGAGGCTGTTTGTTTACAAATGTTGGAAGAAACTCCACAAGTAAAACTAATACTAAATATTGGACTTTTTGCTGTGTGTTCACTTGGAAttttcatgtttgtttatttctccttatgA